Proteins encoded within one genomic window of Prosthecobacter fusiformis:
- a CDS encoding ion transporter encodes MNKSRLRFLDALVLLLSIYVIVALMIQLTVPLEENVRELMNYLDVFVCTVFFSDFVIRFCKAESKIAFMRWGWIDLLSCIPANVFTLGRAVRIFQIVRILRAFRSMRAIMSYLHQHRARSMAATTVLMAVVLLLFSMISILIFENEEGSNIRSPLDALWWGITTMTTVGYGDHYPVTVGGRFVAMLLMITGVGLFGVLTGLFARFFVEPELKRDDGDMRELVNEVRMLRERLESIEKRFTDTQTP; translated from the coding sequence ATGAACAAGTCCCGCCTGCGCTTTCTGGATGCCCTAGTGCTGCTGCTTTCCATCTATGTCATTGTGGCATTGATGATCCAGCTAACGGTGCCGCTGGAGGAGAATGTGCGCGAGCTGATGAACTACCTGGATGTGTTCGTCTGCACCGTCTTCTTCAGTGATTTTGTCATCCGCTTCTGCAAGGCTGAATCTAAAATCGCTTTCATGCGCTGGGGTTGGATTGACCTGTTGTCCTGCATTCCTGCGAATGTTTTCACACTGGGCCGTGCGGTGCGCATTTTCCAGATTGTGCGCATCCTGCGGGCGTTCCGGTCTATGCGGGCCATCATGAGCTACCTGCACCAGCACCGGGCACGCAGCATGGCTGCAACGACGGTGCTGATGGCGGTGGTGCTGCTGCTATTCTCCATGATCTCCATTTTGATCTTCGAAAACGAAGAGGGTTCCAACATCCGATCTCCCCTGGATGCGCTTTGGTGGGGCATCACGACAATGACGACGGTCGGCTATGGAGACCATTATCCAGTGACGGTGGGAGGACGATTTGTAGCCATGCTGCTAATGATCACGGGAGTGGGGCTGTTCGGGGTGCTGACGGGATTGTTCGCCCGCTTCTTTGTAGAGCCTGAGCTAAAGAGGGACGACGGGGATATGAGAGAGCTGGTGAATGAAGTGCGGATGCTGAGGGAGCGTCTCGAAAGTATCGAAAAGCGCTTCACGGACACGCAGACACCCTGA
- a CDS encoding 3-keto-disaccharide hydrolase, whose amino-acid sequence MKVPFYTSLLALAAAAGLHAENNVPPEGFTALFNGKDLSGWYGWGTRDPSELWAMTPEEQADYKKKSVEGGTVDKKGKPVDDHINAHWSVDNGELVNDGKGLYLTTDKDYGDFELWVEYKALPLGDSGVYLRGIPQVQIWDPNEEDPKGLGRAKGSGGLWNNSAGAPGKDPSKKMDKPLGEWNSFKITMIGERVTIIFNGEKVVDNAVLENFFANKKAGYLAYVKPKEGEVAPPKPAGFMKDPAFAKGPIELQTHGSEIRWRNIFIREISPAEADKTLAAGDEGFTEMVNGKDLSNWQGAVENYEMKDGAIYCQEGKGGNLLSKEEFGDCIIRTEFILPPAGNNGIALRADLEGNAAWGGLELQVIDSDGYNAKTAAAGKPGLKEYQYHGSVYGVIGAKHGYLRPVGEWNYQEVTVKGNQITVTLNGTKILDANLDEVDRSKLDPKQTPKGLDKKSGFIGFAGHNDPVGFRSFRVKKL is encoded by the coding sequence ATGAAAGTACCCTTTTATACCTCTTTGCTGGCCCTGGCTGCTGCGGCCGGTCTGCACGCTGAAAACAATGTCCCGCCAGAAGGCTTCACCGCGCTGTTTAATGGCAAAGATCTCTCCGGTTGGTATGGCTGGGGCACCCGGGACCCGAGTGAACTGTGGGCCATGACGCCGGAAGAGCAGGCGGATTATAAAAAGAAGTCGGTGGAAGGCGGCACGGTGGATAAAAAAGGGAAGCCCGTGGATGACCACATCAATGCTCACTGGTCCGTGGACAACGGTGAGCTGGTGAATGATGGCAAGGGCCTCTACCTGACCACGGACAAGGACTATGGAGACTTCGAGCTGTGGGTGGAATACAAGGCCTTACCCTTGGGGGACAGCGGGGTGTATCTGCGCGGCATCCCGCAGGTGCAGATCTGGGATCCGAATGAAGAAGATCCCAAGGGACTGGGCCGCGCGAAGGGATCAGGCGGTCTCTGGAACAACAGCGCCGGTGCTCCAGGCAAGGACCCGAGTAAGAAAATGGACAAACCTTTGGGCGAATGGAACAGCTTCAAAATCACCATGATCGGCGAGCGTGTGACCATTATTTTCAATGGTGAAAAGGTGGTGGACAATGCCGTCCTGGAAAACTTCTTTGCCAACAAGAAGGCCGGTTACCTGGCCTATGTGAAACCGAAAGAAGGGGAAGTGGCTCCGCCAAAACCAGCAGGATTCATGAAGGATCCGGCCTTTGCCAAAGGCCCCATCGAACTCCAGACCCACGGCAGCGAAATCCGCTGGCGCAATATTTTCATCCGTGAAATCAGCCCGGCCGAGGCGGACAAAACCCTGGCCGCGGGTGACGAAGGATTTACCGAAATGGTCAACGGCAAGGACCTGAGCAACTGGCAGGGAGCGGTGGAAAACTATGAGATGAAGGACGGTGCGATTTACTGCCAAGAAGGCAAAGGCGGCAACCTGCTAAGCAAGGAAGAATTTGGCGACTGCATCATCCGCACGGAATTCATCCTGCCACCTGCGGGCAATAACGGCATCGCGCTGCGGGCAGACCTGGAAGGCAATGCCGCCTGGGGAGGGCTGGAGCTCCAAGTCATCGACAGTGATGGCTACAACGCCAAGACCGCTGCGGCGGGCAAACCAGGCCTCAAGGAATACCAATATCATGGTTCCGTGTATGGTGTCATCGGTGCCAAGCACGGCTATCTGCGCCCGGTCGGTGAATGGAATTATCAAGAGGTAACTGTGAAGGGCAACCAGATCACCGTCACGCTGAATGGCACCAAGATCCTGGATGCAAATCTGGATGAAGTGGACCGTAGCAAGCTGGACCCCAAACAGACGCCGAAGGGGTTGGATAAGAAGAGTGGTTTCATCGGCTTCGCCGGTCACAATGATCCCGTGGGTTTCCGCAGCTTCCGGGTGAAGAAGCTGTAG
- a CDS encoding Gfo/Idh/MocA family protein, with protein MSLQPAPTTRRSFIRHTALAATALSASRVLGANETVRVAAIGVGGQGTGNAKRFSKVPGVEIAYVCDPDTVALDRAKKTFPNAKTTQDLRHVMDDQSIDAVIVSTGNHWHVLAAIWACQAGKDVYVEKPVSHNIWEGRQLVAAARKYNRIVQGGTQQRSDPFHDELKAYLDSGTLGAMKYVRCNHYGMRATIGKRDTPLAPPTTVDYNLWLGPAQDVPILREKFHYDWHWNWNTGNGELGNWGPHILDDLRNVVFRDKVSLPKRVLAGGGRYGWDDAGETPNTHFLYYDTGVVPVIMDVHNLPRQKGMKAPDVYRRRRSSAFMIIECEGGYYAGGRGGGSAHDPEGKVIQKFKGDGGGTHAANFIAAVRSRKSSDLKAEIEQIHFSSAWCHLGNISWQLGQNADLDTAKARLKDFQPWQEVIEDLPAHLTANEVTLKPGDVKVGPILEIDAEKETFIGESATPEALALLKREYREGFAVPEAV; from the coding sequence ATGAGCCTTCAACCAGCCCCCACGACCCGTCGTTCCTTCATTCGTCACACGGCCCTAGCAGCCACAGCCTTGTCAGCCTCGCGCGTACTCGGGGCGAATGAAACAGTGCGGGTAGCGGCCATCGGCGTTGGTGGTCAGGGAACAGGAAATGCCAAACGTTTCTCCAAGGTTCCTGGGGTAGAGATCGCCTATGTTTGTGATCCGGATACCGTCGCCCTGGATCGCGCCAAGAAGACCTTTCCGAATGCGAAGACGACCCAGGATCTCCGTCATGTGATGGATGATCAAAGCATTGATGCCGTCATTGTTTCCACAGGCAATCACTGGCACGTGCTCGCCGCCATCTGGGCGTGCCAGGCGGGCAAGGATGTGTATGTGGAGAAACCCGTGTCTCATAACATCTGGGAGGGGCGCCAGCTTGTGGCTGCAGCCCGCAAGTATAACCGCATCGTCCAGGGCGGCACTCAGCAGCGCAGTGATCCCTTTCATGATGAGTTGAAGGCGTACCTGGACTCCGGCACGCTGGGCGCGATGAAGTATGTGCGCTGCAACCACTACGGCATGCGCGCGACCATCGGCAAACGTGACACGCCCCTGGCACCGCCAACGACGGTGGATTACAATCTGTGGTTAGGCCCTGCCCAGGATGTGCCGATCCTGCGGGAAAAATTCCACTATGACTGGCACTGGAACTGGAACACCGGCAACGGCGAACTGGGCAACTGGGGTCCGCACATTCTGGATGACCTGCGCAATGTGGTGTTTCGCGACAAGGTCAGCCTGCCGAAGCGAGTGCTGGCTGGCGGTGGCCGTTACGGCTGGGATGACGCAGGTGAAACGCCAAACACCCATTTCCTTTATTATGACACCGGCGTGGTCCCAGTGATCATGGACGTACATAACCTGCCTCGTCAAAAGGGGATGAAGGCACCCGATGTGTATCGCCGCCGCCGTTCCAGCGCCTTCATGATCATCGAGTGTGAAGGTGGATACTATGCCGGCGGGCGTGGCGGTGGCTCAGCCCATGATCCAGAGGGCAAGGTCATCCAGAAATTCAAGGGTGATGGTGGCGGCACTCACGCGGCCAATTTCATCGCCGCTGTGCGCTCACGCAAAAGCAGCGACCTGAAAGCGGAGATCGAGCAGATTCATTTTTCCAGCGCCTGGTGCCACCTGGGCAACATCTCCTGGCAGCTCGGCCAGAACGCTGATCTGGACACGGCTAAAGCACGTCTCAAGGATTTCCAGCCGTGGCAGGAAGTCATTGAAGATCTGCCTGCTCACCTGACGGCCAATGAGGTGACCTTGAAGCCGGGCGATGTGAAGGTGGGGCCGATCCTTGAGATCGATGCCGAGAAGGAAACTTTCATCGGCGAATCTGCCACACCTGAAGCCCTGGCACTGCTGAAGCGGGAATACCGTGAAGGCTTTGCGGTACCTGAGGCGGTGTAA
- a CDS encoding GNAT family N-acetyltransferase — translation MQQPKTLPQDIQIVPYQPVHADAFRRLNEEWITAYFEVVEADRLVLHEPDKNILAIGGHILVAVQGGEVVGVCALIPHDAQTYELAKMAVSPSAQGKGVGWLLGQAAIEKTRACGMTRLFLESNTSLASAIRLYRKLGFQETLDEKPHYQRCNISMEMPVLLSAPE, via the coding sequence GTGCAGCAGCCAAAAACACTCCCCCAGGACATTCAAATTGTCCCTTATCAGCCCGTGCATGCCGATGCATTCAGACGCCTGAATGAAGAATGGATCACGGCTTATTTCGAGGTGGTGGAGGCTGACAGGCTCGTGCTGCATGAGCCGGACAAAAACATTCTGGCCATCGGTGGTCACATCCTGGTAGCGGTGCAGGGTGGAGAAGTCGTGGGCGTGTGTGCCCTGATCCCGCATGATGCGCAGACCTATGAACTGGCGAAGATGGCGGTTTCACCTTCCGCTCAGGGCAAAGGGGTCGGCTGGTTGCTGGGCCAAGCCGCTATTGAAAAAACGAGGGCCTGTGGAATGACCCGGCTGTTTCTTGAAAGCAATACCTCACTGGCATCTGCCATCCGTCTTTACCGGAAACTCGGGTTCCAGGAAACACTGGATGAAAAGCCGCATTACCAGCGATGCAATATCAGCATGGAAATGCCCGTCCTCCTTTCCGCACCCGAATAA
- a CDS encoding PSD1 and planctomycete cytochrome C domain-containing protein yields the protein MRLPFLLLTALSASAWGAVDYSAEIKPLLQTHCVKCHGATTQKAKLRLDTAAAAIQGGGRGVSVIPGNADDSLLYQVVAGTHSEISQMPYKRGPLDSAQMALLKQWIVEGAQAPTAEKPSDDRHWAYIAPQKPEVIGHGPGSNPIDLLIQARLKKEGLKLSPPATPETLIRRLHLDLTGLPPTSAEVATFVQAAQKNAKAAAASKITQLLSSPHYGERWGRWWLDQARYADSNGYSIDAPRSIWPYRDWVINALNVDMPFDQFSIEQLAGDMLPKPTEDQRIATGFHRNTQINNEGGIDKEQFRIESIFDRVATTGTVWLGLTIGCAQCHDHKFDAISHEEYFQFFAFLNNQDEPVLRVEDPSLNVVELEAEQKVLQDKITAHIAEHQEEFTVWEAELSPAALAQLPKDRRATLKRPVKERSLTQQRLLFASGPGAADQVFRSFNERYMEITGLLTKGTTTLVMKELGQPRKTTLFIKGDFTRPAAEQKPAVPAVLHDLNVTDPNRLDLAKWLVSRDNPLTARVIVNRIWQQYFGHGLVDTENDFGTMGSLPTHPELLDWLAVEFMENGWSLKHMHRLIVSSQTYQQSSSLPADRSTKALAVDVNNQLLWRQNRLRLDAEIVRDVCLSASGLLAPALGGPPVYPPIPEGVLSLGQVKRTWPLSKGADRYRRGLYTFVFRATPPPGLSVFDAPDGFSTCTRRLRSNTPLQALTLLNDSSFVEFAQALEEIVKKDGLDAAFRRCTSRLPSEDERATLNQLQPQEIARVLLNLDETITRE from the coding sequence ATGCGTTTGCCCTTCCTTCTGCTGACTGCCCTTTCCGCCTCCGCCTGGGGGGCTGTGGATTACTCTGCGGAGATCAAGCCGCTGCTGCAGACCCATTGTGTGAAGTGCCATGGAGCCACCACGCAGAAGGCGAAATTGCGCCTGGATACGGCCGCTGCGGCGATCCAAGGCGGTGGACGAGGTGTATCCGTCATTCCCGGCAATGCGGATGACAGCCTGCTTTATCAGGTGGTGGCCGGGACCCACAGTGAAATCTCGCAGATGCCTTACAAGCGCGGGCCGCTGGATTCCGCCCAAATGGCGCTTTTAAAGCAATGGATCGTGGAAGGTGCCCAGGCTCCTACGGCTGAAAAACCCAGTGATGACCGTCACTGGGCTTACATCGCCCCACAGAAACCTGAAGTCATCGGTCACGGTCCAGGCAGCAATCCCATTGATCTTTTGATCCAGGCCAGACTAAAAAAGGAAGGATTGAAACTTTCCCCGCCGGCCACGCCGGAAACGCTCATCCGGCGTCTGCACTTGGATCTGACAGGCCTCCCGCCCACATCGGCGGAAGTCGCCACATTTGTCCAGGCCGCGCAAAAGAATGCTAAAGCCGCTGCTGCCTCAAAAATCACGCAACTTCTCAGCAGTCCCCATTATGGCGAACGCTGGGGCCGCTGGTGGTTGGATCAGGCACGCTATGCGGACAGCAATGGTTATAGCATTGATGCCCCGCGCAGCATCTGGCCCTATCGCGACTGGGTGATTAATGCCCTGAACGTGGACATGCCTTTTGACCAGTTTAGCATTGAGCAACTTGCCGGTGACATGCTGCCAAAGCCGACTGAAGACCAGCGCATCGCCACAGGTTTTCACCGCAATACCCAGATCAATAATGAGGGTGGCATTGATAAAGAACAGTTCCGCATTGAATCCATCTTTGACCGTGTGGCCACCACCGGCACCGTCTGGCTAGGCCTCACCATCGGCTGTGCGCAGTGTCACGACCATAAGTTCGATGCCATCAGCCATGAGGAATACTTCCAGTTCTTCGCCTTTCTGAACAACCAAGATGAACCGGTTCTGAGGGTGGAGGATCCCTCCCTCAATGTGGTGGAACTGGAGGCCGAACAAAAAGTGCTGCAAGATAAAATCACGGCTCACATCGCTGAGCATCAGGAAGAGTTCACCGTCTGGGAGGCGGAGCTTTCCCCCGCTGCCCTGGCCCAGCTGCCCAAAGACCGCCGTGCCACCCTGAAGCGCCCGGTAAAGGAACGCAGCCTCACCCAGCAGCGTCTGCTTTTCGCCAGTGGCCCTGGTGCGGCGGATCAAGTGTTCCGTTCATTCAATGAGCGTTACATGGAAATCACTGGCCTGCTCACCAAAGGCACCACCACCCTGGTGATGAAGGAGCTTGGTCAGCCCCGGAAGACCACCCTTTTTATCAAGGGTGATTTCACCCGCCCGGCTGCTGAGCAAAAACCAGCCGTACCTGCCGTCCTGCATGATTTAAACGTCACCGATCCGAATCGCCTGGATCTCGCCAAATGGTTGGTTAGCCGGGACAATCCGCTGACTGCCCGCGTCATCGTCAACCGTATCTGGCAGCAGTATTTTGGCCACGGTCTCGTGGATACTGAAAACGACTTCGGCACGATGGGCAGCCTGCCCACCCATCCCGAACTGCTCGACTGGCTCGCTGTCGAGTTCATGGAAAACGGCTGGAGCCTCAAGCACATGCACCGCCTCATTGTCAGCAGTCAGACTTATCAGCAGAGCAGTTCCCTGCCTGCTGACCGCTCAACCAAAGCCCTGGCTGTGGACGTGAACAACCAGCTCCTTTGGCGTCAAAACCGCCTCCGCCTGGACGCGGAAATCGTCCGCGATGTCTGTCTCAGTGCCAGCGGTCTCCTGGCACCGGCACTCGGCGGTCCGCCCGTGTATCCACCCATCCCAGAGGGCGTGCTTAGCCTCGGGCAGGTCAAGCGCACTTGGCCTTTGAGCAAAGGAGCCGACCGTTACCGCCGGGGTCTTTACACCTTCGTCTTCCGCGCCACGCCGCCTCCGGGCCTCAGCGTCTTTGATGCTCCCGATGGCTTCAGCACCTGCACCCGCCGCCTCCGCAGTAACACGCCCCTTCAAGCCCTCACACTTCTCAATGACAGTTCATTCGTCGAGTTCGCTCAGGCTTTGGAAGAAATCGTAAAAAAGGACGGGCTGGATGCTGCCTTTCGCCGCTGCACTTCGCGTCTTCCGAGCGAGGATGAACGTGCTACGCTCAACCAGCTTCAGCCCCAGGAAATCGCCCGCGTCTTGTTGAATCTGGACGAGACAATCACGCGCGAATAA
- a CDS encoding EF-hand domain-containing protein: MKAITTILSVLALASLTVNAAEDGAKKEGAKKKADPAKAFAKLDANSDGSVTKEEFLASPQAKKDAAKAEKMFAGKDKDKDGKLSKEEFTAAPKKKKKDA, encoded by the coding sequence ATGAAAGCGATCACCACGATCCTCTCCGTACTGGCCCTCGCCAGCCTCACCGTTAATGCAGCCGAAGACGGCGCGAAAAAAGAAGGTGCCAAGAAAAAAGCTGATCCAGCCAAGGCTTTCGCCAAGCTGGACGCCAACAGCGACGGCTCCGTCACCAAAGAAGAATTCCTGGCCTCCCCACAGGCCAAGAAGGACGCTGCCAAGGCTGAAAAAATGTTTGCCGGCAAGGACAAGGACAAGGACGGCAAGCTCTCCAAAGAAGAGTTCACCGCTGCTCCAAAGAAAAAGAAGAAGGACGCCTAA
- a CDS encoding PhoH family protein yields MDRDDHPATLAPTLIETLDIGSSQHVLRSPTSRKRKSSSHRNSSSRVGTKTFILDTNVLLHDPACINRFAEHHVCIPVDVLSELDRFKNEMTERGANAREVHRALMKTFSAPDASVTDGVKTDGGGNIRVIIYDPEAAKRVASVQEFERIFPNIDKVDHRILACALWLREQISPPVILVSKDLNMQLKARAVGIECEDYLHDKVEPREVSNFDIARLDVSSHEMQRFASSGKITLSASRLGDVVANDYVLLMGGEKTSMPAKLNSHGELVRLLHTPESIKVGQGRSIKPMNLGQACLLDALLDPEISLVTCYGQAGTGKTLLAVAAGLSQVFGRTYNGLTVSRPIVAMGQTVGFLPGSLQEKMRPWLQPVYDALDLLMRPVDSQQGPQRKKNRFLPDKAPAHPEGAAPYDSLIQQGVIEIEALCYIRGRSIPDRFFILDEAQQLTPLEAKTVVTRMSRGSKLVLVGDPAQIDNPYVDSRSNGLVYTRQRMRGQPFAAHVPLAKGERSPLAEAGARLL; encoded by the coding sequence ATGGACCGCGACGACCATCCTGCCACCCTAGCTCCAACCCTCATCGAAACACTTGATATTGGCTCCAGTCAGCACGTCCTCCGATCTCCCACCTCTAGAAAGCGTAAATCTTCCAGCCATCGAAATTCATCCAGCCGTGTCGGCACCAAGACCTTTATTCTGGATACCAATGTCCTTCTCCATGATCCGGCCTGCATCAACCGCTTCGCCGAGCATCATGTCTGCATCCCGGTGGATGTTTTAAGTGAGCTGGACCGTTTTAAAAATGAGATGACTGAGCGCGGTGCCAACGCCCGTGAGGTTCATCGCGCCCTGATGAAAACCTTTTCTGCACCGGATGCATCCGTGACGGACGGGGTGAAAACCGATGGGGGTGGCAATATCCGCGTCATCATTTATGACCCTGAAGCCGCCAAGCGTGTGGCGAGCGTGCAGGAATTTGAGCGTATTTTTCCCAATATCGACAAGGTGGACCACCGCATCCTCGCTTGCGCCCTGTGGTTGCGTGAGCAGATCAGCCCGCCAGTCATTCTGGTCAGCAAGGATCTAAACATGCAGCTCAAGGCCCGTGCGGTGGGCATTGAGTGTGAAGATTACCTGCATGATAAAGTGGAACCCCGCGAGGTCTCCAATTTCGACATCGCCCGTCTGGATGTCAGTTCGCATGAGATGCAGCGCTTCGCCAGCAGTGGTAAAATCACTCTCTCAGCCTCCCGTCTCGGAGATGTCGTGGCTAATGATTATGTCCTGCTGATGGGCGGAGAAAAAACTTCCATGCCAGCCAAATTGAATTCCCACGGGGAACTGGTCCGCCTGCTACACACACCGGAATCCATCAAAGTAGGGCAGGGGAGAAGCATCAAGCCGATGAACCTTGGCCAGGCCTGCCTGCTGGATGCCCTGTTGGATCCTGAGATCAGTCTAGTCACCTGCTACGGTCAAGCCGGGACAGGGAAAACACTGCTCGCCGTGGCGGCTGGCCTTTCCCAGGTCTTTGGCCGCACCTACAATGGACTCACCGTCAGTCGGCCTATCGTAGCTATGGGGCAGACCGTGGGTTTCCTGCCGGGTTCTCTCCAGGAAAAGATGCGTCCCTGGTTACAGCCGGTCTATGACGCGCTGGATCTTCTCATGCGCCCCGTGGACAGTCAGCAGGGACCGCAGCGGAAAAAGAACCGGTTTTTACCGGACAAAGCCCCCGCACACCCAGAGGGAGCCGCTCCGTATGACAGCCTCATCCAACAGGGAGTCATCGAGATCGAGGCCCTCTGCTATATCCGTGGCCGCAGTATTCCCGATCGGTTCTTTATCCTGGACGAGGCTCAGCAACTAACTCCGCTGGAGGCCAAAACGGTGGTCACCCGCATGTCCCGAGGCTCCAAACTCGTCCTGGTGGGAGATCCGGCCCAGATTGACAATCCCTATGTGGACAGCCGCTCTAACGGTCTCGTTTACACCCGCCAGCGCATGCGCGGCCAGCCATTTGCAGCCCACGTACCGCTGGCCAAAGGCGAGCGTAGCCCCCTTGCGGAGGCTGGTGCCCGGCTTCTTTAA